The Phaeobacter sp. A36a-5a genomic interval AGCATTACAGGGGGCGCCATTTCTGTGGTATCTGCGGCTCGTCGGTTTTTGCCCGAAGCGGCGATGAGATCGAGCTGCATCTGGGTGCGCTCGAAACCACGGACGGGCTGCTGCCAAGCTATGAAGGCTGGTGCCTGCGCCGCGAGAGCTGGCTGCCCGCGTTTCCGGGTCTGACCCGTTTTGACCGCGACAGAGACCCGAGTTAGGGCACGTCCCAGTCATCGGCAAAGGGCAGCGTACCGATCGCCAGCCAGGAGGCCCGGATCCGCGCGACGCGGCTGTCATTCCAGGTGCGAAACACCACGTCAAATCCTTGGTGGGTGATCTTCTCGGCGACCAGCTCCGCCCGGATGGCGGCCCCTGAATCGATATCCACCAGCGAGCTGGAGAGATGCACCGCAGGCAGCTCGGCAAAGGGCTCGGAAAAGCGCACCTCGCGACGGCGTTCGCGCGGGCCGGTTCCGGTCCACATGCTGCCGCCATTCTCGAACTCCGAGAAGATCTCGATATCGCCCTGATCCACCCCAAGGCGGGGGCTCTGTACACGTTTCATACTGTTTCCGCCCCCTGAACCCCTGCCCGATCTCTTCCCTGCCCGCTCTGCGCACCGCCCGACCTGCGCAAAGCCTGGCGCACAGGGCGCGGGCGAGTGCGCCGCCTGTCCTGCAACTCTGCCAAAAAACAAAACCGGCCCGCAAGGGGCCGGTTTATCGTGTTTTGCCATGGCTCTGACGGATCAGAGGCTCATGTGGGTGCCCAGGGCTTCCATGTCAGCGAGCAGCTTGGCCGCGTCTTCGACGAGACCATGCGGTTGATCGGTTTCCTGCACGGTCTTGTAGGTCGTGCGGGCCTCTTCAATCAGCTCGTCCAATTGCGCGCGCGTCAGCTGGTCCATGGGGATTGCCTTTTCAGCAAGGACAGACAGACCGTCAGCGCCGATTTCAGCAAAGCCACCGGTGACCAGATATTCCGATGTGCCTTGCGGGCCTTCAACCCGCAGGACACCCGGACGCAGCGTGGTGATGGTCGGCGCATGGTTGGCCATAGCCGTCATGTCGCCTTCCGCGCCGGGGATCATTACCGCGGTCACCGGGAGCGACGCCAGGCGGCGCTCCGGGCTCACGAGGTCGAATTGCATCGTATCAGCCATCAGGGCCCTCCTTAGGCCGCGTCAGCAGCCATTTTCTCGGCTTTAGCGATCACCTCGTCGATGCCGCCAACCATGTAGAAGGCGCCTTCGGGCAGGTGGTCGTATTCGCCAGCCACAACGGCTTTGAACGACGCGATCGTGTCCTCAAGCGGAACCTGCTTGCCGTCTGCGCCGGTAAAGACCTTTGCAACGTCGAACGGCTGGGACAGGAAGCGCTGGATCTTACGCGCACGGGTCACGGTCAGCTTGTCCTCTTCGGACAGTTCGTCCATGCCGAGGATCGCGATGATGTCCTGCAGCGACTTGTAGCGCTGAAGGATCTGCTGAACGTCGGAGGCCACAGCATAATGCTCTTCGCCCACGATGGACGGGTCCATCAGGCGCGATGTGGAGTCGAGCGGGTCAACAGCCGGGTAGATACCCAGTTCCGAGATCGAACGGTTGAGAACGGTGGTCGCGTCCAGGTGGGCAAAGGTGGTTGCCGGTGCCGGGTCGGTAAGGTCGTCCGCGGGAACATACACAGCCTGGATCGAGGTGATCGAACCGTTCTTGGTGGAGGTAATGCGTTCCTGCATCGCACCCATGTCGGTGGCCAGCGTCGGCTGGTAGCCCACAGCCGAAGGAATACGGCCGAGCAGAGCCGAAACCTCGGAACCCGCCTGGGTGAAGCGGAAGATGTTGTCCACGAAGAACAGAACGTCGGTGCCCGACTGGTCACGGAACTGTTCCGCCAGGGTCAGACCGGTCAGAGCAACACGGGCACGCGCACCCGGAGGCTCGTTCATCTGGCCGTAAACCAGGGCCACCTGCGATTCTTCCAGGTTATCGGGCTTGATAACGTTGGATTCGATCATCTCGTGGTAGAGGTCGTTGCCTTCACGGGTCCGCTCACCAACACCGGCGAACACGGAGAAGCCCGAGTGCACTTTTGCGATGTTGTTGATCAGTTCCATGATCAGAACGGTTTTGCCAACGCCGGCGCCGCCGAACAGACCAATTTTACCACCCTTGGCGTAGGGGGCCAGCAGGTCGATCACCTTGATGCCGGTTACCAGCACTTCGGATTCGGTGGACTGGTCGCTGAACTCGGGTGCGGGCTGGTGGATCGAACGGGTCTCCGCTGCGTTCACCGGGCCCTGCTCGTCCACGGGCTCACCCACGACGTTCAGGATGCGGCCCAGGGTCGCGTTGCCGACGGGGATCGAGATCGGTGCGCCGGTGTCGGCAACAGCCTGACCGCGAACCAGACCTTCGGTCGCGTCCATCGCGATCGTACGGACGGTGTTTTCACCGAGGTGCTGGGCAACTTCCAGAACCAGGGTCTTACCATTGTTGTCGGTGGTCAGCGCGTTCAAGATCGCCGGCAGGTGGCCGTCGAATTGCACGTCCACAACGGCGCCGATGATCTGGGTCACCTTGCCTTTTGCATTTGCCATGTTTCGTCTCCGGTTTTCTTTTAGAGCGCCTCGGCGCCCGAAATAATTTCAATCAGCTCGTTGGTGATCACGGCCTGACGCGAGCGGTTGAACTCGATGGTCAGCTTGTCGATCATCTCGCCCGCGTTGCGGGTCGCGTTGTCCATCGCGCTCATCCGGGCACCCTGTTCGGAGGCCCCGTTTTCCAGCAGCGCTGCAAAGATCTGCGTTGCGACGCCGCGCGGCAGCAGGTCGGCCAGAATGGCCTCTTCGCTGGGCTCGTAGTCATAAACCGCAGAACTGGTCGCAGCCGCGTCTTCCGTGGCATCGAACGACGCCGGGATCACCTGCTGGGCTGTCGGCACCTGGGTCACAACGTTCACGAACCGCGCATAAAAGAGCGTCGCAACGTCGAATTCCCCGGCATCAAAGCGGGCCAGAACGTCCTTGGCGATGTCCTGCGCATTGGCATAGCCAACACGTTTGACGTCGCTCAGATCCACGTGGCCGACAAAATATTCTCCAAGGTCGCGCTTCATCGCGTCCCGGCCTTTTTTGCCGACTGTCAGGATCTTGACAGTCTTACCCGCCGCCTTCAGCGCCTGGGCTTCCACCCGGGCCAGCTTGGCGATGTTGGAATTGAAGCCCCCGCACAGCCCGCGTTCGGCGGTCAGCACGACCAGGAGATGAACCTGGTCGCTACCGGTGCCGGCAAGCAGTTTGGGTGCAGAATCGCTGCCACCGACAGATGCGGCGAGCCCGGCCATAACGGCGTTGAACCGTTCGGCATAGGGACGTGCATCTTCGGCGGCCTCTTGGGCGCGGCGCAGTTTTGCGGCCGCGACCATCTGCATGGCCTTGGTGATCTTGCGGGTCGATTTGACCGACGCGATCCTGTTTTTAAGGTCTTTAAGGTTAGGCAACGCCTGATCCCCCCTTAAGCGAAGTCAGCTGCGAACGCGTCCAGAGCTGCTTTGATCTTGTCGGCTGCATCACCCTTGATCTTCGGGTCTTCGTTGGTGATCCAATCCAGCAGGTCCTGGTGCTTGCTGCGCAGATGCGCCAGCAGGCCAGCCTCGTAACGGCCGACTGCTTTCACGTCGACTTTGTCGAGGTAACCGTTGGTACCTGCAAAGATCACACAAACGATCTCGGCGTTGGTCAGCGGTGCGTACTGCGGCTGTTTCATCAGCTCGGTCAGGCGGGCACCACGATTCAGCAGCTGCTGGGTCGCGGCGTCCAGATCGGAGCCGAACTGTGCAAAGGCTGCCATTTCGCGGTACTGAGCCAGTTCCAGCTTAACCGGACCAGCAACGGATTTCATTGCATTGGTCTGAGCCGAGGAGCCCACACGCGACACCGACAGACCGGTGTTCACAGCAGGACGGATGCCCTGGTAGAACAGTTCGGTTTCCAGGAAGATCTGACCGTCGGTGATCGAGATCACGTTGGTCGGAATAAACGCGGACACGTCGCCGCCCTGGGTTTCGATCACGGGCAGCGCGGTCAGCGAGCCGGCACCAAATTCTTCGTTCAGCTTCGCGGAACGCTCCAGCAGGCGGGAGTGCAGGTAGAAAACGTCACCAGGATAGGCTTCACGGCCCGGCGGACGACGCAGCAGCAGCGACATCTGGCGATAGGCGACGGCCTGCTTGGAGAGGTCATCATAAACGATCAGCGCGTGCTTGCCGCTGTCGCGGAAGTATTCGGCCATCGCGGTCGCGGCGTAAGGCGCCAGGAACTGCATCGGAGCCGGTTCGGACGCGGTTGCGGCAACCACGATCGAGTATTCCATCGCACCGGTTTCTTCCAGCTTCTTCACCAGCTGGGCCACGGTCGAGCGCTTCTGGCCGATCGCGACGTAAACACAGTACAGTTTCTTGGATTCATCATCACCAGCGGCGTCGTTGTAGACTTTCTGGTTCAGGATGGCGTCCAGCGCAACGGCGGTTTTACCGGTCTGACGGTCACCAATGATCAGCTCTCGCTGGCCACGGCCAATCGGGATCATCGCGTCAACCGATTTCAGGCCGGTTGCCATCGGCTCGTGAACCGATTTACGCGGGATGATGCCCGGTGCCTTCACGTCGGCAACCTTGCGCTCGGATGCGTTGATCGGACCCTTGCCGTCCAGCGGGTTGCCCAGACCGTCGACTACGCGGCCGAGGAGCTCGGGGCCAGCGGGAACGTCCACGATGGAGTTGGTGCGCTTGACGGTGTCACCTTCTTTGATGTCACGGTCGGAGCCGAAGATAACGATACCGACGTTGTCGGATTCGAGGTTCAGCGCCATGCCCATGATGCCGCCGGGGAATTCGACCATCTCGCCGGCCTGGACATTGTCGAGACCGTAGACGCGGGCAATACCGTCACCAACGGACAGCACGCGGCCAATTTCTGCCACCTCGGCTTCTTGACCAAAATTCTTGATCTGGTCTTTCAGGATCGCAGAAATTTCTGCTGCTTGGATACCCATTTATCCGACCTCTTTCATTGCGTTCTGTAGGGAGTTGAGCTTGGAGCGGATCGAGCTGTCGATCATCTTCGAGCCCACTTTAACGACAAGACCGCCAATGATGCTTTCATCGACGGTTGCATTGATCACGACCTTTTTCCCGGTGCGTTCGGCCAGTGTCTTGGCCAGCTTTTCGCTCTGGGTCTTGGTCAGCGCCTTTGCCGATGTGACATCGGCGGTAATCTCACCACGGGTTTCGGCCAGGCGTGCGCGCAGAGCCTCAAGCAGCGCAGGCACCACAAACAGGCGGCGCTTTTCGGCCATCAGCGACAGCGCATTTGCCAGAACCGGGGCCAGGCCCATTTTCTTGGCAATTGCGGTGATCGCAGCCCCCTGCTCCTGACGCGACACCAGGGGTGACGTGATCAGGTCGCGGAGATCTTCACTATCCGCCAGAGCGGCAGACAGGTCATTGATGCTGGTTTCAAGGCTATCAAGCGCCTTGCTCTCTTCGGCGATCTCAAAGATCGCGGTGGCATAGCGCGCGGCAATGCCTGCGGAGATCGAAGCTGGTTCGGACACGTCCACCCTTCCGATATTGGCCCCGGTTGGCTAACCCTTGCAGGTGGCGTCCGGGGGCGTGAGGTCTCCCCACAATCTGGTGGGGCGTCAAAATCAGCGTGGATGTAGCAGAGCGTTGGCAACCTATCAACTGCCTTGGACAGCGAGGTAAAAAAGGAAGTTTCAAGCGTTTTCAAGTGATTAGGCAATAACACTCGATGAAACGACAGAACATGCGTCAAAAAAACCGACTTTAGGCGTCAATTTTGCGATTCCAAATCAGCAAAAATCACGCCCTGAGGACAAAAAAACCTCCAAACCGTCGAAAACGAGCACTGAAAGCGCGATTTTGAACCATATGCGGGGAATCAAGCACCAGAGCACCCGAAGCCGCCTTCCGCAAGGTCACCCTGCGCCACCTGCCAAAGATTAAGAACCGCCTATTTCATAGCCTCTCATCGCGCCCCATTTTGCGCCACCTGTCCAGCCCGCAGACGCCGCGACGCGGCGTCGTTTGCAGGCGACCTGCCGTCACCCTGTGCATACGCCGCAAACGACATCGACGACCGCCCGGACGCATCCGCCCGCCCTTGAAATCGCCCCCGTCACGCCGGTTCGGGCATCGGATTGGACAACCCTTCCAGCACCCGGATCGGGTTGGGACGGCGCAGGCGGGTCATCTCGCCGCGCTGGACATGCACTTGCTTGCTGACCTCCACCAGAAACGCACCGCCCCCCAGCATCGCCGGAAGACGATCCCCCATCCGCTCAAACAAAGGCCCGGACTTCAGCCAGAAGCGGCGCTGACTGGGCGGCAGATAAAGCGCGGCTGAGTGCCGCTCGACGGTGAACTGATGCAGGCGCAGCTGATTTTCCACCTGGCTCAGCGTATAGGGGCGGCCAAAGCCAAACGGGGTCACATCCGAGCGCGCCCAGAGACCGGCACGGTTGGGCACCACAAAGACGGCGCGCCCCCCCGGTCCCAGCACCCGCCAGCATTCCTCCAGCAGATGCGACGGCCGGTCCGAGGTCTCCAGCCCGTGCAGCAGCACCAGCCGATCCACATGCCCGGTTTCAATCGGCCAGGAGGTCTCTTCGCAGAGCACCGAAACATTGGGCAGCCCGGCCGGCCATTGCATCACCCCCTGCGGCCCGGGCATCAGCGCAATCACCCGCCGCGCCTCTGCCAGATAGGGGCGCAGCAGCGGTGCCGCAAACCCAAACCCCGCGACCGTCAGCCCGGCCGCCTCGGGCCATAGTTCCAGCAGCCGACCGCGGATCGACGCCTGCGCCGCCCGCCCTAGGGTGCTGCGATAGTAGAAATTCCTCAGATCCTGAACATCAACATGCATTGCGGGCGTCCGTTGCTTGGGCCAATCTGAGGCCAGTCGCCGTCAGTTTACCCATCGAGAAGCGAATGACCATGCCCCTTGAAATCGTCACCCTGCCCTGCCTGTCCGACAACTATGCCTTTTTGCTGCACAATGCCGCCACCGGTCAGACCGCGCTGGTTGATGCGCCGGAAGCGGAGGCCATCAAGTCGGAGCTAGACAGGCGCGGCTGGGGGCTGGATCAGATCCTGCTGACTCACCACCACTGGGATCATATCGACGGGGTCGCCGACCTGCGTGCATCCTATGACTGCCAGATCGTCGGCGCGCGCGCCGATGCCCATCGCCTGCCGGATCTAGATCTGGCGGTGGCCGAGGGAGAGACCTTCAGCTGCCTCGGCGAGGAGGTCCATGTGCTGGAT includes:
- a CDS encoding GFA family protein — its product is MQHHQGSCLCGAIRISASGAPLRVGICHCSDCRKHHGALFYAAAIFPASAVTVDGRPQHYRGRHFCGICGSSVFARSGDEIELHLGALETTDGLLPSYEGWCLRRESWLPAFPGLTRFDRDRDPS
- a CDS encoding H-type lectin domain-containing protein → MKRVQSPRLGVDQGDIEIFSEFENGGSMWTGTGPRERRREVRFSEPFAELPAVHLSSSLVDIDSGAAIRAELVAEKITHQGFDVVFRTWNDSRVARIRASWLAIGTLPFADDWDVP
- a CDS encoding F0F1 ATP synthase subunit epsilon — encoded protein: MADTMQFDLVSPERRLASLPVTAVMIPGAEGDMTAMANHAPTITTLRPGVLRVEGPQGTSEYLVTGGFAEIGADGLSVLAEKAIPMDQLTRAQLDELIEEARTTYKTVQETDQPHGLVEDAAKLLADMEALGTHMSL
- the atpD gene encoding F0F1 ATP synthase subunit beta, with the translated sequence MANAKGKVTQIIGAVVDVQFDGHLPAILNALTTDNNGKTLVLEVAQHLGENTVRTIAMDATEGLVRGQAVADTGAPISIPVGNATLGRILNVVGEPVDEQGPVNAAETRSIHQPAPEFSDQSTESEVLVTGIKVIDLLAPYAKGGKIGLFGGAGVGKTVLIMELINNIAKVHSGFSVFAGVGERTREGNDLYHEMIESNVIKPDNLEESQVALVYGQMNEPPGARARVALTGLTLAEQFRDQSGTDVLFFVDNIFRFTQAGSEVSALLGRIPSAVGYQPTLATDMGAMQERITSTKNGSITSIQAVYVPADDLTDPAPATTFAHLDATTVLNRSISELGIYPAVDPLDSTSRLMDPSIVGEEHYAVASDVQQILQRYKSLQDIIAILGMDELSEEDKLTVTRARKIQRFLSQPFDVAKVFTGADGKQVPLEDTIASFKAVVAGEYDHLPEGAFYMVGGIDEVIAKAEKMAADAA
- a CDS encoding F0F1 ATP synthase subunit gamma; translated protein: MPNLKDLKNRIASVKSTRKITKAMQMVAAAKLRRAQEAAEDARPYAERFNAVMAGLAASVGGSDSAPKLLAGTGSDQVHLLVVLTAERGLCGGFNSNIAKLARVEAQALKAAGKTVKILTVGKKGRDAMKRDLGEYFVGHVDLSDVKRVGYANAQDIAKDVLARFDAGEFDVATLFYARFVNVVTQVPTAQQVIPASFDATEDAAATSSAVYDYEPSEEAILADLLPRGVATQIFAALLENGASEQGARMSAMDNATRNAGEMIDKLTIEFNRSRQAVITNELIEIISGAEAL
- the atpA gene encoding F0F1 ATP synthase subunit alpha, which produces MGIQAAEISAILKDQIKNFGQEAEVAEIGRVLSVGDGIARVYGLDNVQAGEMVEFPGGIMGMALNLESDNVGIVIFGSDRDIKEGDTVKRTNSIVDVPAGPELLGRVVDGLGNPLDGKGPINASERKVADVKAPGIIPRKSVHEPMATGLKSVDAMIPIGRGQRELIIGDRQTGKTAVALDAILNQKVYNDAAGDDESKKLYCVYVAIGQKRSTVAQLVKKLEETGAMEYSIVVAATASEPAPMQFLAPYAATAMAEYFRDSGKHALIVYDDLSKQAVAYRQMSLLLRRPPGREAYPGDVFYLHSRLLERSAKLNEEFGAGSLTALPVIETQGGDVSAFIPTNVISITDGQIFLETELFYQGIRPAVNTGLSVSRVGSSAQTNAMKSVAGPVKLELAQYREMAAFAQFGSDLDAATQQLLNRGARLTELMKQPQYAPLTNAEIVCVIFAGTNGYLDKVDVKAVGRYEAGLLAHLRSKHQDLLDWITNEDPKIKGDAADKIKAALDAFAADFA
- a CDS encoding F0F1 ATP synthase subunit delta codes for the protein MSEPASISAGIAARYATAIFEIAEESKALDSLETSINDLSAALADSEDLRDLITSPLVSRQEQGAAITAIAKKMGLAPVLANALSLMAEKRRLFVVPALLEALRARLAETRGEITADVTSAKALTKTQSEKLAKTLAERTGKKVVINATVDESIIGGLVVKVGSKMIDSSIRSKLNSLQNAMKEVG
- a CDS encoding class I SAM-dependent methyltransferase; protein product: MHVDVQDLRNFYYRSTLGRAAQASIRGRLLELWPEAAGLTVAGFGFAAPLLRPYLAEARRVIALMPGPQGVMQWPAGLPNVSVLCEETSWPIETGHVDRLVLLHGLETSDRPSHLLEECWRVLGPGGRAVFVVPNRAGLWARSDVTPFGFGRPYTLSQVENQLRLHQFTVERHSAALYLPPSQRRFWLKSGPLFERMGDRLPAMLGGGAFLVEVSKQVHVQRGEMTRLRRPNPIRVLEGLSNPMPEPA